The proteins below come from a single Eremothecium sinecaudum strain ATCC 58844 chromosome II, complete sequence genomic window:
- the VPS68 gene encoding Vps68p (Syntenic homolog of Ashbya gossypii ADL169W; Syntenic homolog of Saccharomyces cerevisiae YOL129W (VPS68)), translating to MDQERRNLLRFPFKLPNSVTARKFGVSFSGALFALGFWLFIDCVLYSKVANGSDISVTFIDWIPTICSTLGMLIVSSIDKNWLLENSLATGALVGSSQRTWQAQTLLFFGFALLGGGVAGAFAVGFLKYISNGYGEYPTASMAVNNILGNLSIMASCIVLWMSQNIEDEYSYSLTL from the coding sequence ATGGATCAAGAGCGGCGGAACCTTCTTCGCTTTCCTTTTAAGTTACCAAACAGCGTCACGGCTCGTAAATTTGGTGTATCGTTTTCTGGAGCACTATTTGCATTAGGGTTTTGGTTATTCATTGATTGCGTGCTCTATTCAAAGGTTGCGAATGGATCCGATATCTCAGTTACATTCATTGACTGGATTCCAACAATATGCAGCACGCTGGGTATGTTAATTGTTAGTTCCATTGACAAGAACTGGTTATTAGAGAATTCTTTAGCGACTGGTGCTCTAGTGGGTTCAAGCCAGCGGACATGGCAAGCTCAAACATTACTGTTTTTTGGTTTTGCACTGTTAGGGGGAGGTGTGGCCGGAGCTTTTGCTGTGGGATTTCTAAAATACATTTCAAATGGTTACGGTGAGTACCCTACAGCAAGTATGGCGGTTAATAATATACTAGGGAACCTTAGTATAATGGCCAGTTGCATCGTCCTATGGATGTCTCaaaatattgaagatgaGTACTCTTACTCTTTGACGTTGTGA
- a CDS encoding GSK family serine/threonine-protein kinase (Syntenic homolog of Ashbya gossypii ADL168C; Syntenic homolog of Saccharomyces cerevisiae YNL307C (MCK1) and YOL128C (YGK3)) — protein MSQQDQFIADDVTANRSNVTRQMLVKEYKKIGHGAFGTVVQAYLTPDNEKWYGPFAIKKVPAQTEYKSRELAILRIADHPNVVKLEYFFTHFSPADGKLYQHLAMECLPETLQHEILRYTQDKLDLPLKHVKLYTYQIARGMLYLHALGICHRDIKPSNILVDPKTAILKICDFGSAKKLEQNQPSISYICSRFYRAPELIVGCTQYTTQIDIWGLGCVIGEMLIGKAVFQGQEPLLQLHEIAKLLGPPDKKFIFFSNPSYGGPLFSKPLFSGTPNQRFEKYFGHAGPDGIDLLMKVLCYSPERRLSPRRIMSHPFLDDLRRERYFFPGGSSQPKQVPDLFDFSEFELEIIGELLPQIMGKD, from the coding sequence ATGTCTCAGCAGGACCAATTCATTGCTGATGACGTTACAGCGAACAGGTCGAACGTGACCAGACAAATGCTGGTTAAGGAATATAAGAAAATAGGACATGGTGCATTTGGCACAGTGGTACAGGCATATTTAACACCGGATAATGAGAAATGGTATGGACCATTTGCTATTAAAAAAGTTCCCGCCCAAACGGAATATAAATCTCGCGAACTAGCGATCCTAAGGATCGCTGATCATCCTAATGTGGTTAAGTTAGAATACTTCTTTACGCATTTTTCACCAGCAGATGGGAAACTTTACCAGCATTTAGCAATGGAGTGCTTACCTGAAACTTTACAACACGAGATTTTACGTTACACGCAGGACAAGTTGGATCTTCCATTGAAACATGTCAAATTATATACATATCAGATTGCGAGAGGTATGCTCTACCTACATGCATTGGGTATATGTCATAGAGATATAAAGCCATCGAACATCTTAGTGGATCCTAAAACAGCGATTCTAAAAATTTGTGATTTTGGCTCCGCAAAGAAGCTTGAGCAAAACCAACCTTCCATAAGCTACATATGTTCCCGCTTTTACAGAGCCCCAGAGTTGATTGTTGGTTGCACACAGTACACTACACAGATAGATATTTGGGGACTTGGGTGTGTTATTGGCGAAATGCTAATAGGCAAGGCTGTTTTCCAGGGACAAGAACCACTACTTCAGTTGCATGAAATTGCGAAGTTGTTGGGCCCGCCAGATAAAAAGTTCATATTTTTCTCAAATCCGTCATACGGAGGTCCATTGTTTTCAAAGCCACTCTTCAGCGGTACTCCTAATCAGCGATTTGAAAAATATTTTGGCCATGCTGGGCCTGATGGGATTGACTTGTTAATGAAGGTGTTATGTTATAGTCCAGAACGGCGATTATCACCAAGGCGGATTATGTCTCATCCGTTCTTGGACGATCTAAGAAGGGAGCGATACTTTTTCCCCGGCGGAAGCTCCCAGCCAAAGCAGGTACCTGATCTTTTTGATTTTTCTGAGTTTGAATTAGAAATTATTGGTGAATTGTTGCCACAAATAATGGGTAAAGATTGA
- the MRPS18 gene encoding mitochondrial 37S ribosomal protein uS11m MRPS18 (Syntenic homolog of Ashbya gossypii ADL167W; Syntenic homolog of Saccharomyces cerevisiae YNL306W (MRPS18)) produces MVPPAGILRSRAVFQWTPRLFFSRSGVVLNLDANLRDAKAAMSKFEGFEGIGKRSKTGKAQYGVVKYILNCYFSKNNTHFTYSAMIEDVNFMKNNPHLSYNEKYQYYMKLPQKLKLHLSTGNLGFRKAARGEYEAAFQTTVKLFDVLKERNLLDKKIDIIMKDFGKGRKAFITAMNGKEGTAIRPLVNRISDATTLKFGGVKAPRPRRL; encoded by the coding sequence ATGGTTCCTCCAGCAGGTATTTTGAGGTCCAGAGCTGTGTTTCAATGGACACCTCGTCTTTTTTTTTCCAGATCAGGGGTAGTGCTGAACTTAGATGCTAATTTGAGGGACGCGAAAGCAGCCATGTCCAAGTTCGAAGGTTTTGAGGGCATCGGAAAGCGTTCCAAGACAGGTAAAGCCCAATACGGTGTAGTTAAGTATATTTTGAACTGCTACTTTTCGAAGAACAATACGCATTTTACATATTCGGCGATGATAGAAGATGTGAACTTCATGAAAAACAACCCGCATCTCTCGTATAACGAGAAATACCAATATTATATGAAGTTACCACAGAAGCTGAAGCTGCACCTTTCTACTGGTAACCTTGGATTTCGGAAGGCGGCCCGTGGGGAATACGAAGCTGCGTTCCAAACCACCGTGAAGCTCTTCGATGTGTTGAAAGAGAGGAATCTACTAGATAAGAAAATCGATATTATAATGAAGGACTTCGGAAAGGGTAGAAAGGCCTTTATTACGGCAATGAATGGTAAGGAGGGGACCGCTATACGGCCTCTTGTGAATAGGATTAGTGATGCTACGACCTTGAAATTTGGTGGTGTTAAGGCTCCCAGACCAAGAAGGTTGTGA
- the RPL25 gene encoding 60S ribosomal protein uL23 (Syntenic homolog of Ashbya gossypii ADL166W; Syntenic homolog of Saccharomyces cerevisiae YOL127W (RPL25); 1-intron in Ashbya gossypii), translating to MAPSAKAIAAKKAVVKGTNGKKAMKVRTSATFRLPKTLKLARSPKYATKSVPHYNRLDAYKIIEKPINSETAMKKVEDGNTLVFQVSLKSNKHQIKAAVKELYQVDVMSVNTLVRPNGTKKAYVRLTADHDALDVANRVGYI from the exons ATGGCTCCATCTG CTAAGGCTATCGCTGCTAAGAAGGCTGTTGTTAAGGGTACCAACGGTAAGAAGGCTATGAAGGTCAGAACTTCTGCTACCTTCAGATTGCCAAAGACCCTAAAGTTGGCAAGATCCCCAAAGTACGCCACTAAGTCTGTCCCACACTACAACAGATTGGACGCTTACAAGATTATTGAAAAGCCAATCAACTCTGAAACCGCTATGAAGAAGGTCGAAGACGGTAACACTTTGGTTTTCCAAGTTTCTTTGAAGTCTAACAAGCACCAAATCAAGGCTGCTGTCAAGGAACTATACCAAGTCGATGTCATGTCCGTTAACACTTTGGTCAGACCAAACGGTACCAAGAAGGCTTACGTCAGATTGACTGCTGACCACGATGCTTTGGACGTTGCCAACAGAGTCGGTTACATCTAA
- a CDS encoding HBL289Cp (Syntenic homolog of Ashbya gossypii ADL165C; Syntenic homolog of Saccharomyces cerevisiae YNL305C (BXI1)): MEYTPPPTYNSIDVESSAKSSPAGQTKPLAYSCALWLITNVIAGLSIHYYKSGSPITLAITIITLLMIFYIVYRIGSAPKESTRWNWSCITYLPALQLFLFMLVFFSNKGLNRWLTVSVYSGGLMSVILGYCFMQGVENWDADTLWEQHNGHKIYTAPLLVIAGLHLTDLLPGTWINMAYFVYFSVVLALTTKHIYTNTDNERILPYNMRINAITGLMFLALSSI; this comes from the coding sequence ATGGAATACACGCCACCACCCACATACAACTCAATTGACGTGGAATCAAGCGCCAAGTCATCGCCCGCTGGCCAAACCAAGCCATTGGCCTACTCTTGCGCTCTATGGTTGATTACCAATGTCATCGCAGGATTGAGCATACATTATTACAAGTCAGGATCACCAATTACTCTCGCTATAACAATAATTACCCTATTGATGATCTTCTACATTGTATATCGCATCGGAAGTGCTCCAAAAGAAAGCACCCGCTGGAATTGGAGTTGCATAACTTACCTTCCAGCTTTACAATTGTTCCTTTTTATGCTCGTATTTTTTTCGAATAAAGGTCTTAATCGCTGGTTAACGGTGTCTGTGTACAGTGGGGGTTTGATGTCTGTCATCTTGGGCTATTGTTTCATGCAGGGTGTAGAGAACTGGGATGCAGATACTTTATGGGAGCAGCATAATGGACATAAAATCTACACTGCTCCTCTTCTAGTAATTGCAGGATTGCATCTTACAGATCTCTTACCTGGCACGTGGATTAATATGGCTTATTTTGTGTACTTTTCCGTAGTGCTTGCATTGACTACAAAACACATATACACGAATACTGACAATGAACGGATTCTTCCATATAATATGCGTATCAATGCAATCACAGGGCTCATGTTTTTGGCCTTATCGTCCATCTGA